The proteins below come from a single Ruegeria sp. SCSIO 43209 genomic window:
- the ispH gene encoding 4-hydroxy-3-methylbut-2-enyl diphosphate reductase, protein MTKPPLTLYLAAPRGFCAGVDRAIKIVEMALQKWGAPVYVRHEIVHNKFVVDGLRAKGAVFVEELDECPDDRPVIFSAHGVPKSVPATAAQREMIYVDATCPLVSKVHVEAQRHADAGLQMIMIGHKGHPETIGTMGQLPDGEVLLVETVEDVAQVAVRNPEKLAFVTQTTLSVDDTKDIIAALEARFPAIVGPHKEDICYATTNRQEAVKAVAPKADALLVVGAPNSSNSRRLVEVASRAGCSYAQLVQRATEIDWRALEGISSIAVSAGASAPEVLVNEVIDAFRDHYDVTVELVETAVENVEFKVPRVLREPA, encoded by the coding sequence ATGACAAAGCCGCCGCTGACATTATATCTGGCCGCCCCGCGCGGGTTCTGCGCCGGAGTGGACCGTGCCATCAAGATTGTGGAAATGGCCCTTCAAAAATGGGGGGCGCCTGTCTATGTGCGCCATGAGATTGTTCACAACAAATTCGTCGTCGACGGTCTGCGCGCCAAGGGTGCCGTGTTTGTCGAGGAGCTGGACGAATGCCCTGATGATCGCCCCGTGATCTTCTCGGCCCACGGTGTGCCAAAATCGGTGCCCGCCACAGCAGCCCAGCGCGAGATGATATATGTCGACGCCACCTGCCCGCTTGTATCCAAGGTACATGTCGAGGCGCAGCGCCATGCGGATGCCGGGCTGCAGATGATCATGATCGGCCACAAGGGCCACCCCGAAACCATCGGCACCATGGGACAGCTGCCCGATGGCGAGGTGCTGCTGGTTGAAACGGTAGAAGATGTGGCGCAGGTCGCTGTGCGTAACCCCGAAAAGCTGGCCTTTGTCACCCAGACAACCCTATCGGTGGATGACACCAAGGACATTATTGCCGCGCTTGAGGCCCGCTTCCCCGCCATCGTCGGGCCGCACAAGGAAGACATTTGTTATGCCACCACCAACCGGCAGGAAGCGGTGAAAGCCGTCGCTCCGAAAGCCGATGCCTTGCTGGTGGTGGGTGCGCCGAACTCATCGAATTCACGTCGTCTGGTCGAGGTCGCCTCGCGCGCCGGATGCAGTTATGCGCAGCTGGTGCAGCGCGCGACCGAGATCGACTGGCGTGCGCTGGAAGGAATTTCCAGCATTGCGGTTAGCGCCGGGGCATCCGCGCCCGAGGTGCTGGTGAACGAGGTGATCGATGCATTCCGCGACCACTACGATGTCACCGTCGAGCTGGTCGAAACCGCTGTCGAGAATGTCGAGTTCAAAGTTCCCCGCGTATTGCGGGAACCAGCATGA
- a CDS encoding NYN domain-containing protein, giving the protein MFYKDERLALFIDGSNLYAAAKALGFDIDYKLLRQEFMRRGKLLRAFYYTALLENDEYSPIRPLVDWLHYNGFTMVTKPAKEYTDSMGRRKVKGNMDIELTVDAMELAPRVDHIVLFSGDGDFRPLIASLQRQGVRVSVVSTIRSQPPMISDELRRQADNFIELEDLRDVIGRPPREMPTEPRSVAAAGGH; this is encoded by the coding sequence ATGTTTTACAAGGACGAACGGCTAGCGCTGTTCATCGACGGCTCGAATCTTTATGCAGCCGCCAAAGCACTGGGGTTTGACATCGACTACAAGTTGCTGCGTCAGGAATTTATGCGCAGAGGCAAACTGCTTAGAGCTTTCTACTACACAGCGCTACTGGAAAATGACGAGTATTCCCCGATCCGGCCTCTGGTGGACTGGCTGCACTATAATGGCTTCACCATGGTCACCAAACCGGCCAAGGAATACACCGACAGCATGGGGCGTCGGAAGGTCAAGGGAAACATGGATATCGAGCTTACCGTCGATGCCATGGAACTGGCACCACGCGTTGATCATATCGTACTGTTTTCGGGCGATGGGGATTTCCGCCCGCTGATCGCAAGCCTGCAACGGCAGGGCGTACGTGTTTCCGTTGTTTCGACCATCCGTAGCCAGCCGCCGATGATTTCGGACGAACTGCGCCGCCAGGCCGATAACTTCATTGAGCTGGAAGACCTGCGCGACGTGATCGGCCGCCCTCCGCGCGAGATGCCGACTGAACCCCGCAGCGTCGCAGCTGCAGGCGGGCACTGA
- a CDS encoding bifunctional (p)ppGpp synthetase/guanosine-3',5'-bis(diphosphate) 3'-pyrophosphohydrolase, with amino-acid sequence MISEEDLIALVRNYNPKTNADRIERAYEFGQKMHEGQFRHSGEPYFSHPVAVAAILTEQRLDDATIITALLHDTIEDTKASYGKVTELFGDEVAKLVDGVTKLTNLQLSSRETKQAENFRKLFMAMSKDLRVILVKLADRLHNMRTIKAMRPEKQVQKARETMDIYAPLAGRMGMQWMREELEDLAFRVLNPEGRQSIIRRFITLQRETGDVIHRITGDMRHELEKAGIEAEVFGRAKKPYSIWRKMQEKDQGFSRLSDIYGFRIITQTEEDCYRTLGAIHQRWRAVPGRFKDYISQPKSNGYRSIHTTVSGRDGKRVEVQIRTRQMHDVAETGVAAHWSYRDGVRSENPFAVDPAKWIANLTEQFDSEDDHEDFLEAVKLEMYSDQVFCFTPKGDVVKLPRGATPIDFAYAIHTRIGHACVGAKVDGIRVPLWTRLKNGQSVDIITADGQSPQVTWLEIAVTGKARTSIRRALREVDRERFIKLGKELARAGFENLGRKATDKALETAAKHLRLKDRDELLARLGSAELTAHEVVEAVYPELTKDDGDAISPRRAVIGLEPGQKFDRAPCCQPLPGERIVGITYRGKGVVVHAIDCDRLTEFENEPERWVDLHWHSGTHPAVYGATLDLTIGNDAGVLGRICTLIGEKKANISNLEFVDRKPDFYRLMINVELRDLEQLHSLMLMLEAESDVAAVERYRESAKPAVAAG; translated from the coding sequence ATGATTTCAGAAGAAGACCTGATTGCGCTGGTCCGCAATTACAATCCCAAGACAAATGCCGACCGCATCGAAAGGGCCTATGAATTTGGCCAAAAGATGCATGAAGGCCAGTTTCGCCATTCCGGCGAGCCCTATTTCTCTCATCCCGTTGCAGTTGCCGCCATCCTGACCGAACAGCGTCTGGATGATGCGACCATTATAACGGCCCTGTTGCACGACACGATCGAAGACACCAAAGCCAGTTATGGCAAGGTTACCGAACTGTTCGGGGATGAGGTCGCCAAGCTGGTCGATGGCGTCACCAAGCTGACCAACCTGCAGCTGTCCAGCCGTGAAACCAAACAGGCCGAGAATTTCCGCAAGCTGTTCATGGCCATGTCCAAGGACCTTCGGGTTATTCTAGTCAAACTCGCCGACCGCCTGCACAACATGCGCACGATCAAGGCGATGCGCCCTGAAAAGCAGGTGCAAAAAGCGCGTGAGACAATGGATATTTACGCGCCGCTTGCGGGCCGCATGGGGATGCAATGGATGCGCGAGGAACTCGAAGACCTTGCCTTCCGCGTCCTGAACCCCGAAGGCCGCCAGTCGATCATCCGCCGCTTTATCACTCTGCAACGCGAAACCGGCGACGTGATCCATCGCATTACCGGCGACATGCGGCACGAATTGGAAAAGGCGGGCATTGAAGCCGAAGTCTTTGGTCGCGCCAAGAAACCCTATTCGATCTGGCGCAAGATGCAGGAAAAGGATCAGGGTTTCTCACGTTTGTCCGACATCTACGGGTTCCGCATCATCACCCAGACCGAGGAAGACTGTTACCGCACACTCGGTGCCATCCACCAGCGCTGGCGCGCGGTGCCAGGGCGATTCAAGGACTATATCAGCCAGCCGAAATCGAACGGTTATCGCTCGATCCACACAACGGTTTCGGGGCGCGACGGCAAAAGGGTCGAGGTTCAGATCCGCACCCGCCAGATGCACGATGTGGCCGAAACCGGCGTTGCAGCGCACTGGTCCTATCGCGACGGTGTGCGGTCCGAAAACCCCTTTGCGGTCGACCCGGCAAAGTGGATCGCAAACCTGACCGAGCAATTCGACAGCGAGGATGATCATGAGGATTTCCTCGAAGCTGTGAAGCTCGAGATGTATTCGGACCAGGTGTTCTGCTTCACCCCCAAGGGCGATGTGGTGAAACTGCCGCGTGGGGCGACGCCGATTGATTTTGCTTACGCAATCCACACCCGCATTGGTCATGCCTGCGTGGGGGCCAAGGTTGATGGCATTCGTGTGCCGCTTTGGACCCGGCTCAAGAACGGGCAGTCGGTGGACATCATCACCGCCGATGGCCAGAGCCCGCAGGTCACGTGGCTTGAGATCGCAGTCACCGGCAAAGCCCGCACCTCGATCCGCCGCGCCTTGCGCGAGGTCGACCGGGAACGCTTCATCAAGCTGGGTAAGGAACTGGCCCGCGCCGGGTTCGAAAACCTGGGCCGCAAAGCCACCGACAAGGCGCTGGAAACCGCTGCCAAACACCTGCGTTTAAAAGATCGGGACGAGTTGCTGGCCCGTCTGGGCAGTGCCGAGTTGACCGCCCATGAGGTGGTCGAAGCGGTATATCCCGAACTCACCAAGGATGATGGCGACGCGATCTCGCCCCGTCGTGCTGTGATCGGGCTTGAACCGGGCCAGAAATTCGATCGTGCCCCCTGTTGCCAGCCACTGCCAGGCGAGCGCATCGTCGGAATTACATATCGCGGCAAGGGTGTTGTCGTGCACGCCATCGACTGTGATCGCCTGACCGAGTTTGAAAATGAACCCGAGCGCTGGGTTGATCTGCACTGGCATTCGGGCACCCACCCCGCCGTCTATGGCGCGACGCTGGATTTGACCATCGGCAATGATGCCGGGGTGCTGGGGCGTATTTGCACATTGATCGGCGAGAAAAAGGCCAATATCTCGAACCTCGAATTTGTCGACCGC
- a CDS encoding DUF3429 domain-containing protein — translation MSGIPRAPLFLGLAGLIPFVWGALTYLNGDLNDWGRQTLGSRFVGPYIQLFYGSVILSFMSGVLWGFATKTSGSKAAACYTLSVLPALWAFFTTGGGPVNAGTNLMYGFAGLLLLDAMFSYWRLTPVWWMRLRVLLTAVVLTCLAVGVYL, via the coding sequence ATGAGCGGCATCCCCCGCGCGCCGTTATTCCTTGGTTTGGCTGGGCTGATCCCGTTTGTCTGGGGCGCGCTGACTTATCTGAACGGTGATTTGAACGATTGGGGTCGGCAGACGCTGGGGTCGCGCTTCGTGGGGCCGTATATTCAGCTATTCTATGGCTCGGTGATCCTGAGTTTCATGTCGGGCGTGTTGTGGGGCTTCGCCACCAAAACCTCAGGCAGCAAAGCTGCGGCCTGTTACACCTTGTCGGTGTTGCCTGCACTTTGGGCATTTTTCACGACCGGCGGCGGTCCGGTGAATGCGGGCACCAACCTGATGTATGGGTTTGCGGGCTTGCTTTTGCTGGACGCCATGTTCTCATATTGGCGGTTGACCCCGGTCTGGTGGATGCGGCTGCGCGTCCTGCTAACCGCTGTCGTGCTGACCTGTCTTGCTGTGGGAGTTTACCTGTGA
- the rnhA gene encoding ribonuclease HI, whose protein sequence is MPDLFAYTDGACSGNPGPGGWGVLLRAMDGETILKERELSGGEAETTNNRMELLAAISALETLERPSKLTIVTDSAYVKNGVTGWIFGWKRNGWKTSNKKPVKNVDLWQRLDEAQERHQVTWEWVKGHAGHPENERADELARAGMAPFKPKKAQA, encoded by the coding sequence ATGCCTGATCTCTTTGCCTATACCGATGGTGCCTGTTCCGGAAATCCCGGCCCCGGCGGCTGGGGCGTACTGCTGCGCGCGATGGATGGCGAGACCATCCTGAAAGAACGCGAGCTGAGCGGAGGCGAAGCCGAGACAACCAACAACCGGATGGAACTGCTGGCTGCAATCAGTGCTTTGGAGACGCTGGAGCGGCCCTCGAAGCTGACTATCGTCACCGACAGCGCTTATGTGAAGAACGGCGTTACGGGATGGATTTTCGGGTGGAAGCGGAACGGCTGGAAGACGTCGAACAAGAAGCCGGTCAAAAATGTCGATCTGTGGCAGCGGCTGGATGAGGCGCAAGAGCGGCATCAGGTGACATGGGAATGGGTCAAGGGTCATGCGGGCCATCCCGAAAATGAACGCGCGGATGAGTTGGCACGCGCCGGCATGGCCCCATTCAAACCTAAGAAGGCGCAGGCGTGA
- the rpoZ gene encoding DNA-directed RNA polymerase subunit omega: MARVTVEDCVDKVPNRFELVMLAAHRAREISAGGPITVDRDNDKNPVVSLREIADETQSADELRERLIEANQTQIEVDEPEEDQMALLMGAESDKPADDDMSEEKLLRALMEAQGQG, translated from the coding sequence ATGGCCCGCGTTACGGTCGAAGATTGTGTAGACAAGGTCCCGAACCGGTTCGAACTGGTGATGCTTGCAGCCCACCGGGCGCGCGAGATTTCTGCTGGTGGCCCGATCACCGTTGACCGCGATAACGACAAGAACCCTGTCGTCTCGCTACGCGAAATCGCCGACGAAACCCAAAGCGCTGATGAGCTGCGCGAGCGTCTGATCGAAGCCAACCAGACCCAGATCGAGGTTGATGAGCCCGAAGAAGATCAGATGGCCCTGCTGATGGGTGCGGAATCTGACAAGCCTGCGGATGACGACATGTCGGAAGAAAAGCTCCTGCGCGCTCTGATGGAGGCCCAGGGCCAGGGGTAA
- a CDS encoding bifunctional 2-polyprenyl-6-hydroxyphenol methylase/3-demethylubiquinol 3-O-methyltransferase UbiG, whose translation MSDERTIKAYTDRVADYLRIPLPAEQLEARQAFVDAVREGGYVLDLGSGPGSDSAFLMRQGLKVRALDATPAFVEHARSNGVDAHLGTFDDVTEVAEYDGVYASFCLLHAPRADFLRHLNAIHTALKPGGQLFLGMKLGTGEHRDDLDRYYTYYSEAQIKDALTSAGFIIDRSVQGMGKGLAGSYDGFILVFAHA comes from the coding sequence GTGAGTGATGAACGGACCATCAAGGCCTACACGGATCGCGTTGCGGATTACCTAAGGATCCCCCTGCCCGCCGAGCAGCTAGAGGCGCGTCAGGCTTTTGTAGATGCGGTCCGCGAGGGTGGATATGTGCTGGATCTGGGCTCGGGTCCCGGATCAGACAGCGCGTTTCTGATGCGGCAAGGGCTGAAGGTACGGGCGCTGGATGCAACCCCTGCCTTTGTTGAACATGCGCGGAGCAACGGTGTTGACGCCCACCTTGGCACCTTCGATGACGTCACAGAGGTAGCAGAGTATGACGGCGTCTATGCCAGTTTCTGCCTGCTGCACGCCCCGCGCGCCGATTTCCTGCGTCATCTGAACGCGATCCACACCGCACTGAAGCCGGGCGGGCAGCTGTTCCTGGGAATGAAGCTGGGCACGGGCGAGCATCGCGATGATTTGGACCGTTACTATACCTATTATTCAGAGGCCCAGATCAAGGACGCCCTGACCTCGGCAGGTTTCATCATTGATCGTTCCGTGCAGGGAATGGGGAAGGGTTTGGCCGGGTCTTACGACGGGTTCATTCTGGTATTCGCTCATGCCTGA
- the folK gene encoding 2-amino-4-hydroxy-6-hydroxymethyldihydropteridine diphosphokinase, with the protein MGSEVDKTLSKAVIALGANLSLRGCGPKVTLERSLIAMAEAGLVIRETSRFFATPCFPAGAGPDYVNAAVLIESDLTPQGVLDLLHRIEHDFERAREQRWGMRTLDLDLVCWDELVLPDDAEYQRWLTLPPEDQTKSAPEHLILPHPRLQDRAFVLVPMMDVAPDWRHPVLDRTVTQMVAALPPDEVAEVKPL; encoded by the coding sequence ATGGGGTCTGAAGTGGACAAAACCTTGTCAAAAGCGGTCATTGCCCTAGGGGCAAATCTCAGTCTGAGAGGTTGTGGGCCCAAGGTGACACTTGAGCGGTCGCTGATCGCGATGGCCGAGGCGGGCTTGGTGATTCGCGAGACAAGCCGGTTTTTTGCCACCCCATGCTTTCCGGCAGGGGCAGGGCCGGACTATGTCAACGCAGCGGTTTTGATCGAATCGGACCTCACGCCACAGGGTGTTCTGGACCTGCTGCACCGCATCGAACATGATTTTGAGCGCGCCCGTGAACAGCGTTGGGGCATGCGCACTCTGGACCTCGATCTGGTCTGTTGGGATGAACTTGTGCTGCCGGATGACGCCGAATACCAGCGCTGGCTGACCCTTCCCCCCGAAGATCAGACCAAATCTGCGCCGGAACACCTTATCCTGCCCCATCCGCGCTTGCAGGACCGCGCTTTTGTGCTTGTTCCCATGATGGATGTCGCCCCCGATTGGCGCCATCCCGTTCTGGACCGGACAGTGACGCAGATGGTTGCAGCCTTGCCACCCGATGAGGTGGCAGAGGTCAAGCCTCTGTGA